The proteins below come from a single Burkholderia contaminans genomic window:
- a CDS encoding undecaprenyl-phosphate glucose phosphotransferase gives MLSVLARVIDIAMVVTGALLAAALHGGSIWLNDLQRTMMLFDCLLVVVCFPAFGIYQSWRGKRLVGLVGRVAFAWLVVELAGILLSFSFHQSGELSRLWLGYWALVTMALLAGSKACVHVVLRQLRRGGYNLKAVAIVGGTPAARRLIAQMRARPEAGFNPVCVYDESEAPGEVALDDVRIERQFESLVWLVRSRAISELWLTLPITEERRIHQIVTVFRHDFVNIRFIPDVRTLSFFNQEVVEVLGVPAINLAASPITDVRILPKFVFDRAFALVALTGLAPVMLVIACLIKLTSRGPVFFRQKRKGIDGHEFEIYKFRSMKVHEEVAGQVTQAKKNDSRVTPVGRFLRRTSLDELPQFINVLKGEMSVVGPRPHALAHDDIYKDLVKGYMFRYRIKPGITGWAQINGFRGETDQIEKMMGRVKLDLYYMQNWSFWLDIKIVVLTLWKGFTGSNAY, from the coding sequence ATGTTGAGCGTGCTGGCGAGAGTCATCGATATCGCGATGGTCGTGACGGGGGCGCTGCTCGCCGCCGCGCTGCACGGTGGCAGCATCTGGCTCAACGACCTGCAGCGCACGATGATGCTGTTCGATTGCCTGCTCGTCGTCGTGTGCTTTCCCGCGTTCGGCATTTACCAGTCGTGGCGCGGCAAGCGTCTCGTCGGGCTGGTGGGGCGGGTCGCATTCGCGTGGCTGGTGGTCGAGCTGGCGGGCATCCTGCTGAGCTTCAGCTTTCATCAGTCGGGCGAACTGTCGCGGCTGTGGCTGGGTTACTGGGCGCTCGTGACGATGGCGCTGCTCGCCGGCTCGAAGGCCTGCGTGCACGTCGTGCTGCGGCAACTGCGCCGCGGCGGCTACAACCTGAAGGCGGTCGCGATCGTCGGCGGGACGCCGGCGGCGCGGCGGCTGATCGCCCAGATGCGGGCGCGGCCGGAAGCCGGTTTCAACCCGGTGTGCGTGTACGACGAAAGCGAAGCGCCGGGCGAAGTCGCGCTCGACGACGTGCGCATCGAGCGGCAGTTCGAATCGCTGGTGTGGCTGGTGCGCAGCCGCGCGATCAGCGAGCTGTGGCTCACGCTGCCGATCACGGAAGAGCGCCGGATTCACCAGATCGTGACGGTGTTCCGCCACGACTTCGTGAATATCCGCTTCATCCCGGACGTGCGCACGCTGTCGTTCTTCAACCAGGAAGTGGTCGAGGTGCTCGGCGTGCCGGCGATCAACCTCGCGGCGTCGCCGATCACCGACGTGCGGATCCTGCCGAAGTTCGTGTTCGACCGGGCGTTCGCGCTGGTGGCGCTCACGGGTCTGGCGCCGGTGATGCTGGTGATCGCGTGCCTGATCAAGCTGACGTCGCGCGGGCCGGTGTTCTTCCGCCAGAAGCGCAAGGGCATCGACGGGCACGAGTTCGAGATCTACAAGTTCCGCTCGATGAAGGTGCACGAGGAAGTGGCGGGGCAGGTCACGCAGGCGAAGAAGAACGATTCGCGCGTGACGCCGGTCGGCCGGTTCCTGCGCCGCACGAGCCTCGACGAGCTGCCGCAGTTCATCAACGTGCTGAAGGGCGAGATGTCGGTCGTCGGCCCGCGCCCGCATGCGCTCGCCCACGACGACATCTACAAGGATCTGGTCAAGGGCTACATGTTCCGCTACCGGATCAAGCCGGGCATCACCGGGTGGGCGCAGATCAACGGCTTTCGCGGCGAGACCGACCAGATCGAGAAGATGATGGGACGCGTGAAGCTCGATCTGTACTACATGCAGAACTGGTCGTTCTGGCTCGACATCAAGATCGTCGTGCTGACGCTCTGGAAAGGCTTCACCGGCAGCAACGCGTACTGA
- a CDS encoding UDP-glucose dehydrogenase family protein, producing MNLTIIGSGYVGLVTGACLADIGHDVFCLDVDQAKIDILNNGGVPIHEPGLKEVIARNRSAGRLRFSTDIEAAVAHGDVQFIAVGTPPDEDGSADLQYVLAAARNIGRYMTGFKVIVDKSTVPVGTAERVRAAVAEELAKRGGDQMFSVVSNPEFLKEGAAVDDFTRPDRIVIGCDDDVPGERARELMKKLYAPFNRNHERTLYMDVRSAEFTKYAANAMLATRISFMNELANLADRFGADIEAVRRGIGSDPRIGYHFLYAGCGYGGSCFPKDVEALIRTADEHGQALQILKAVSSVNATQKRVLAEKIVARFGEDLSGRTFAIWGLAFKPNTDDMREAPSRELIAELLSRGARIAAYDPVAQEEARRVIALDLADHPSWLERLSFVDDEAQAARDADALVIVTEWKIFKSPDFVALGRLWKTPVIFDGRNLYEPETMSEQGIEYHPIGRPGSRQAVAARVPGTAPASA from the coding sequence ATGAATCTGACTATCATCGGCAGCGGTTACGTAGGTCTTGTCACCGGCGCATGTCTCGCCGACATCGGGCACGACGTGTTCTGTCTCGACGTCGACCAGGCAAAGATCGACATCCTGAACAACGGCGGCGTGCCGATCCACGAGCCGGGCCTCAAGGAAGTGATCGCGCGCAACCGCTCGGCGGGCCGCCTGCGCTTCTCGACCGATATCGAGGCCGCGGTCGCGCACGGCGACGTGCAGTTCATCGCGGTCGGCACGCCGCCCGACGAGGACGGTTCGGCCGACCTGCAATACGTGCTGGCGGCAGCGCGCAACATCGGCCGCTACATGACGGGCTTCAAGGTGATCGTCGACAAGTCGACGGTGCCGGTCGGCACGGCCGAGCGCGTGCGCGCGGCGGTGGCGGAAGAGCTCGCGAAGCGCGGCGGCGACCAGATGTTCTCGGTCGTGTCGAATCCGGAATTCCTGAAGGAAGGCGCGGCGGTGGACGATTTCACGCGGCCGGACCGCATCGTGATCGGCTGCGACGACGACGTGCCGGGCGAGCGCGCCCGCGAGCTGATGAAGAAGCTCTACGCGCCGTTCAACCGCAACCACGAACGCACGCTGTACATGGACGTGCGCTCGGCCGAGTTCACGAAATACGCGGCGAACGCGATGCTCGCGACCCGCATCTCGTTCATGAACGAGCTGGCGAACCTCGCCGACCGCTTCGGCGCGGACATCGAGGCCGTGCGCCGCGGGATCGGCTCCGATCCGCGCATCGGCTATCACTTCCTGTACGCCGGCTGCGGTTATGGTGGCTCGTGTTTCCCGAAGGATGTCGAAGCGTTGATCCGCACGGCCGACGAGCACGGGCAGGCACTGCAGATCCTGAAGGCGGTGTCGTCGGTCAACGCCACGCAAAAGCGCGTGCTCGCCGAGAAGATCGTCGCGCGCTTCGGCGAGGACCTGAGCGGCCGCACGTTCGCCATCTGGGGCCTCGCGTTCAAGCCGAATACCGACGACATGCGCGAAGCACCGAGCCGCGAGCTGATCGCCGAGCTGCTGTCGCGCGGGGCGCGCATCGCCGCGTACGACCCGGTCGCGCAGGAGGAAGCGCGCCGCGTGATCGCGCTCGATCTCGCCGATCACCCGAGCTGGCTCGAGCGCCTCTCCTTCGTCGACGACGAGGCGCAGGCCGCGCGCGATGCCGACGCGCTCGTGATCGTCACCGAATGGAAGATCTTCAAGAGCCCCGATTTCGTCGCGCTCGGCCGTCTGTGGAAGACGCCCGTGATCTTCGACGGCCGCAACCTGTACGAGCCGGAGACGATGAGCGAGCAGGGCATCGAATACCACCCGATCGGCCGGCCGGGCTCGCGCCAGGCCGTCGCCGCCCGTGTGCCGGGCACCGCGCCCGCGAGCGCGTAA
- a CDS encoding low molecular weight protein-tyrosine-phosphatase, with translation MFRNILIVCHANVCRSPAAELLFKSHAASRGGPRPTFHSAGVHANDGDGIDPVMRQLLAERGVDATTHRSRRLSRRIVRDADLILVSERGQIAAVESVDPFARGKVHLLGKWEGAEIADPHGGPEADYRESYSLIERLVQGWLQKLC, from the coding sequence ATGTTCCGGAACATCCTGATCGTCTGCCACGCGAACGTCTGCCGCAGCCCGGCAGCGGAACTGCTGTTCAAGTCGCACGCCGCGTCGCGCGGCGGCCCGCGCCCGACGTTCCACTCGGCGGGCGTGCATGCGAACGACGGCGACGGCATCGATCCGGTGATGCGTCAGCTGCTCGCCGAGCGGGGCGTCGATGCGACGACCCACCGCTCGCGGCGGCTGTCGCGCCGGATCGTGCGCGACGCCGACCTGATTCTCGTCAGCGAGCGCGGACAGATTGCGGCCGTTGAATCGGTCGATCCGTTCGCGCGCGGCAAGGTCCACCTGCTCGGCAAGTGGGAAGGGGCCGAGATTGCCGATCCGCACGGCGGCCCCGAGGCCGATTACCGCGAGAGCTACTCACTGATCGAACGTCTGGTTCAAGGATGGCTACAGAAACTATGCTGA
- a CDS encoding polysaccharide biosynthesis/export family protein, with protein MLKRPMRPVALAVALTTFLSACATAPGNYLDSSNLKDEGRQQAAETYPVHYIDAKVVMDQLQKAQVDHPLPPGRYTDPSEYVYRVGPQDILGVTVWDHPELTTPQGQSFSSGGNTTQTVAGALQQPYTTALPGQADPYGQTVAADGTIFFPFVGRIKVAGKTVAQIREQMATTLSRYVKNPQLDVRVLSFRSQKVQVTGEVKQPGPLAVSDVPLTLVDAISRSGGSTNEADLQRVRLTRDGKLYTLDANGVLDRGEVKQNVMLQPGDIINVPDRSDSRVFIMGEVKTPVTVPMLKGRLSIADALTAGGGILDTDANPRKIYVMRGMRDNPTKPEVFRLDMTQPDALMLSSRFPLQPLDVVYVSTASSVQFNRVLQQVLPTIQTIFYMRQITR; from the coding sequence ATGCTGAAACGCCCGATGCGCCCGGTGGCGCTTGCCGTCGCGCTGACGACTTTCCTGTCAGCCTGTGCAACCGCGCCCGGCAACTACCTCGACTCGTCGAACCTGAAGGACGAAGGCCGGCAGCAAGCGGCCGAAACCTATCCGGTTCATTACATCGACGCCAAAGTGGTGATGGACCAGCTGCAGAAGGCGCAGGTCGACCATCCGCTGCCGCCCGGACGTTACACCGATCCGTCGGAGTACGTGTACCGCGTCGGCCCGCAGGATATCCTCGGCGTCACCGTGTGGGACCACCCCGAGCTGACGACGCCGCAGGGCCAGTCGTTCTCGAGCGGCGGCAACACGACGCAGACGGTCGCGGGTGCGCTGCAGCAGCCGTATACGACCGCGCTGCCGGGCCAGGCCGATCCGTACGGCCAGACGGTCGCCGCCGACGGCACGATCTTCTTCCCGTTCGTCGGCCGCATCAAGGTGGCCGGCAAGACGGTCGCGCAGATCCGCGAGCAGATGGCCACCACGCTGTCGCGCTACGTGAAGAATCCGCAGCTCGACGTGCGCGTGCTCTCGTTCCGCAGCCAGAAGGTGCAGGTGACGGGCGAGGTGAAGCAGCCGGGCCCGCTCGCGGTGAGCGACGTGCCGCTGACGCTCGTCGACGCGATCTCGCGCTCGGGCGGCTCGACCAACGAGGCCGACCTGCAGCGCGTGCGCCTGACGCGTGACGGCAAGCTCTACACGCTCGACGCGAACGGCGTGCTCGATCGCGGCGAGGTGAAGCAGAACGTGATGCTGCAGCCGGGCGACATCATCAACGTGCCGGACCGCAGCGACAGCCGCGTGTTCATCATGGGCGAGGTCAAGACGCCGGTCACGGTGCCGATGCTCAAGGGCCGCCTGAGCATCGCCGACGCGCTGACCGCGGGCGGCGGCATCCTCGACACCGATGCGAACCCGCGCAAGATCTACGTGATGCGCGGGATGCGCGACAACCCGACGAAGCCTGAAGTGTTCCGCCTCGACATGACGCAGCCGGATGCGCTGATGCTGTCGAGCCGCTTCCCGCTTCAACCGCTCGACGTCGTCTACGTCAGCACGGCCAGCTCGGTGCAGTTCAACCGTGTGCTGCAGCAGGTGCTGCCGACGATCCAGACGATCTTCTACATGCGGCAAATCACGCGCTGA